From a single Micromonospora sp. WMMD1102 genomic region:
- a CDS encoding M20/M25/M40 family metallo-hydrolase, with protein sequence MTSRDSRGDGPTRPSRRTFLSAATVGAAAATVAAPLAGTSPAAASGAAAKGPGRPIRPQSPDRELRELLREIDERRIEATVRRLAAFGTRHTLSSQDDPVRGIGAARDWIHEQLRGYADRSGGRMTVELQSYVQEPASRIPVPTRITNVLATLRGETSPDRIYVVTGHYDSRCTDVMDATSDAPGADDDAAGVAVAMELARVMATRRSEATIVFAAVAGEEQGLYGSGYLARQYRAAGADVQGMFSDDIVGSSTADDGTRDRRTLRLFAEGVPTAETPAEANTRRSVGGENDSPSRQLARYVSDVADNDSTGMRIRVVYRRDRYLRGSDQISFLEQGYPAGRFTEPNEDFAHQHQDVRVVDGKQYGDLPEFCDFEYIARVAKVNAAALWSLAQAPGTPKGVTIVTSNLTNDTELRWTRGSEPDLAGYEIVWRETTAPEWTHVIPIGDVSTATVDLSKDNVFFGVRAVDTAGHRSPVAFPRPGS encoded by the coding sequence ATGACATCCCGGGACTCCCGAGGCGACGGGCCCACGAGGCCCAGCCGCCGTACGTTCCTGTCCGCCGCCACCGTCGGGGCGGCCGCCGCCACCGTGGCCGCCCCACTGGCCGGCACCTCGCCCGCCGCCGCCTCCGGTGCGGCCGCGAAGGGACCCGGTCGGCCGATCCGGCCCCAGTCCCCCGACCGCGAACTGCGGGAACTGCTCCGCGAGATCGACGAGCGCCGGATCGAGGCGACCGTCCGCCGGCTCGCCGCGTTCGGCACCCGGCACACCCTCTCCAGCCAGGACGACCCGGTCCGGGGGATCGGCGCCGCCCGGGACTGGATCCACGAGCAGCTGCGGGGCTACGCCGACCGGTCCGGCGGGCGGATGACCGTGGAACTCCAGTCGTACGTCCAGGAGCCGGCCTCGCGGATTCCGGTGCCGACCCGGATCACGAACGTGCTCGCCACGCTGCGCGGCGAGACCTCACCGGACCGGATCTACGTGGTGACCGGCCACTACGACTCGCGGTGCACCGACGTCATGGACGCCACGAGTGACGCACCGGGCGCCGACGACGACGCTGCCGGGGTGGCGGTGGCGATGGAACTGGCCCGGGTGATGGCGACCCGGCGCAGCGAGGCGACGATCGTCTTCGCCGCGGTCGCCGGGGAGGAGCAGGGACTCTACGGCTCGGGGTACCTGGCCCGGCAGTACCGGGCGGCCGGCGCCGACGTACAGGGCATGTTCAGCGACGACATCGTCGGCAGTTCGACGGCGGACGACGGCACCCGGGACCGGCGTACGCTGCGGCTCTTCGCCGAGGGCGTACCCACGGCCGAGACGCCGGCCGAGGCGAACACCCGGCGTTCCGTCGGCGGCGAGAACGACTCGCCGAGCCGGCAACTCGCCCGGTACGTCTCCGACGTGGCCGACAACGACAGCACCGGGATGCGGATCCGGGTGGTCTACCGGCGGGACCGCTACCTGCGCGGCAGCGACCAAATCTCCTTTCTGGAGCAGGGCTATCCGGCCGGCAGGTTCACCGAGCCGAACGAGGACTTCGCGCACCAGCACCAAGATGTCCGGGTCGTCGACGGCAAGCAGTACGGCGACCTGCCGGAGTTCTGCGACTTCGAGTACATCGCCCGGGTGGCGAAGGTGAACGCGGCGGCACTCTGGTCCCTGGCCCAGGCGCCCGGTACGCCGAAGGGCGTCACAATCGTCACCTCCAACCTGACGAACGACACGGAACTGCGCTGGACCCGGGGCAGCGAACCGGACCTCGCCGGTTACGAGATCGTGTGGCGGGAGACCACCGCACCGGAGTGGACCCATGTGATCCCGATCGGCGACGTCAGTACGGCCACCGTCGACCTGTCGAAGGACAACGTCTTCTTCGGCGTACGCGCGGTCGACACCGCCGGGCACCGCAGCCCGGTGGCGTTCCCGCGCCCCGGCAGCTGA
- a CDS encoding glyoxalase superfamily protein has translation MARALRGELRGRFDLAVTHSECLEIVARQHGVDNWNILAARRSAVIAPGAAGEPRAAYPWGARNSTIPVLRIFAVDPALQFYVDFLGFTVDFGGPNAGPGTPYYGQVSRLGTTLHLAETAYDAGQGCTVFCWIDGVVELRERLNQRRTEVPVWGPAVWTPQVERAQWDGRVLTVADPFGNHLRFGEPADPAARAGLPRWA, from the coding sequence ATGGCGCGGGCGCTGCGGGGCGAGTTGCGCGGTCGCTTCGACCTGGCGGTGACACACAGCGAGTGTCTGGAGATCGTCGCCCGGCAGCACGGTGTCGACAACTGGAACATCCTCGCGGCGCGGCGCTCGGCTGTGATCGCACCCGGTGCGGCCGGCGAGCCGCGGGCCGCATATCCGTGGGGCGCCCGCAACAGCACCATTCCGGTACTGCGGATCTTCGCGGTCGACCCCGCGCTCCAGTTCTATGTGGACTTCCTCGGCTTCACCGTCGACTTCGGCGGACCGAACGCGGGCCCCGGCACGCCGTACTACGGTCAGGTGTCCCGGCTCGGCACCACCCTGCACCTCGCCGAGACGGCGTACGACGCAGGGCAGGGCTGCACGGTGTTCTGCTGGATCGACGGCGTCGTCGAACTGCGCGAGCGGTTGAACCAGCGGCGTACCGAGGTGCCGGTCTGGGGGCCGGCGGTCTGGACGCCCCAGGTCGAGCGGGCCCAGTGGGACGGCAGGGTGCTCACCGTCGCCGACCCGTTCGGCAACCACCTGCGGTTCGGCGAACCCGCCGACCCGGCCGCGCGGGCCGGACTGCCCCGGTGGGCCTGA
- a CDS encoding VOC family protein: MSNGILDGDRPPLGVIGIRHPRSQVTLPRLTCPGGGILSYPPGRIGADQTREYTMIGKLEMVVLDAPDIAGLSAFYRELAGWVESDVDDDWITLGTPDGWQIGLQLAPDHQPPRWPGQARPQQAHLDLRVPDLEAGLDRALSLGGTLLNKDETWYTVADPAGHPFDLCLTAEDPNTTLMGVTLDCPDAKALSAFYAELLGKPVTYDADGMAMIGNDGEQPVLFQQVADYAAPRWPDPAYPQQFHLDVLVDDFDVAEPAVLALGASRQPGGGRTFRVYTDPADKPFCLTRPE, translated from the coding sequence GTGAGCAACGGGATCCTCGACGGCGACCGGCCGCCGCTCGGCGTGATCGGGATCCGGCACCCGCGTTCCCAAGTGACACTCCCACGGCTGACCTGCCCCGGTGGCGGGATCCTGTCGTACCCGCCGGGCAGGATCGGAGCCGACCAGACGAGGGAGTACACGATGATCGGCAAGCTGGAGATGGTGGTGCTCGACGCACCCGACATAGCGGGTCTCTCCGCGTTCTACCGGGAGCTGGCCGGGTGGGTGGAGTCGGACGTCGACGACGACTGGATCACGCTCGGCACGCCCGACGGTTGGCAGATCGGTCTGCAACTGGCGCCGGACCACCAGCCGCCGCGGTGGCCCGGCCAGGCCCGACCGCAGCAGGCCCATCTCGACCTGCGGGTGCCCGACCTCGAAGCCGGGCTCGACCGGGCGCTCTCGCTCGGCGGGACGCTGCTGAACAAGGACGAGACCTGGTATACGGTGGCCGACCCCGCCGGGCATCCGTTCGACCTCTGCCTGACGGCCGAGGACCCGAACACCACCCTGATGGGGGTGACGCTGGACTGCCCGGACGCCAAGGCGCTGAGCGCCTTCTACGCCGAACTGCTCGGCAAGCCGGTGACGTACGATGCCGACGGCATGGCGATGATCGGCAACGACGGCGAGCAGCCGGTGCTCTTCCAGCAGGTCGCCGACTACGCCGCACCGCGCTGGCCGGACCCGGCGTATCCGCAGCAGTTCCACCTGGACGTGCTGGTCGACGACTTCGACGTCGCGGAGCCGGCCGTGCTCGCCCTGGGTGCGAGCCGGCAGCCGGGCGGCGGCCGGACCTTCCGGGTCTACACCGATCCGGCCGACAAGCCGTTCTGCCTCACCCGCCCCGAGTAA
- a CDS encoding SRPBCC family protein: MKYTNSIEIDLPREKVAQLLADPAHLPKWLRGMVLHEPVSGIHGQLGTRSRVVLQSGKRQIECTETITRRDPADLHGIPGEVVVHFDRELVGAGMWSVVRDRLTEAGPATTLWVSESEYRFSGLLMRLVALLMPSAFHRQSQQHMRDFKAFAEQGKDVRDGKD; this comes from the coding sequence GTGAAGTACACCAACTCGATCGAGATCGACCTGCCGCGAGAGAAAGTGGCCCAGCTGCTCGCCGACCCGGCACACCTACCGAAGTGGCTGCGAGGCATGGTGCTGCACGAGCCCGTGAGCGGGATACACGGACAGCTCGGCACCAGATCCCGGGTCGTGTTGCAGTCGGGAAAGCGGCAGATCGAGTGCACCGAGACGATCACCCGCCGGGACCCGGCAGACCTGCACGGGATTCCCGGAGAGGTCGTCGTGCACTTCGACCGCGAGCTCGTCGGCGCGGGCATGTGGAGCGTCGTGCGCGATCGGCTGACCGAAGCCGGTCCAGCGACGACGCTGTGGGTGAGCGAGAGCGAATACCGGTTCAGCGGCCTGCTGATGCGGCTGGTGGCGCTCCTGATGCCCAGCGCCTTTCACAGGCAGTCGCAACAGCACATGCGGGATTTCAAAGCGTTCGCCGAACAGGGGAAGGACGTCCGCGACGGCAAAGACTGA
- a CDS encoding aminoglycoside phosphotransferase family protein — MSARKMHEDEIDVSAELVTRLVAGQFPEWAELPVRPVTRSGTVNALFRLGPELVVRLCRVPWAAGEEVEEHRWLRRLAPYLPVAVPAPVAVGQPAEGYPWTWSVLRWLPGTNPVPGQLDAADDLALDLAGFVRAFRSVRLPGGPAAYRGGPLAALDLPTRNAVARLRGTIDTGAAIAVWEDGLRAPAWAGPPTWVHADLMPGNLLTVDGRLSAVIDFATVGVGDPACDLIVAWNLLPSGARDVFRAAVDVDDATWRRARGRALSIALIALPYYRDRAPEYAAEARHTIGAVLADAASGPTTGPTPGPDPAVDVRREPPAG, encoded by the coding sequence GTGTCCGCCCGGAAGATGCACGAGGACGAGATCGACGTCTCGGCGGAGCTGGTCACCCGGCTGGTCGCCGGGCAGTTCCCCGAGTGGGCGGAGCTGCCGGTTCGCCCGGTGACCCGGTCCGGCACCGTCAACGCGCTGTTCCGGCTGGGCCCCGAGCTGGTGGTACGGCTGTGCCGGGTGCCGTGGGCGGCGGGCGAGGAGGTCGAGGAGCACCGCTGGCTACGGAGGCTGGCGCCGTACCTGCCGGTTGCCGTGCCAGCGCCGGTGGCGGTGGGGCAGCCCGCCGAGGGGTACCCGTGGACCTGGTCGGTGCTGCGCTGGCTACCCGGCACCAATCCGGTACCCGGGCAGCTCGACGCGGCCGACGACCTCGCCCTCGACCTGGCCGGGTTCGTCCGCGCGTTCCGGTCCGTGCGACTGCCCGGCGGTCCGGCGGCGTACCGGGGTGGGCCGCTGGCAGCCCTGGACCTGCCCACCCGGAACGCCGTCGCCCGGCTGCGAGGGACCATCGACACGGGCGCGGCCATCGCCGTCTGGGAGGACGGTCTGCGCGCCCCGGCGTGGGCTGGACCGCCGACCTGGGTGCACGCCGACCTGATGCCGGGCAACCTGCTCACCGTGGACGGGCGGCTCAGCGCGGTCATCGACTTCGCCACCGTGGGCGTCGGCGATCCGGCCTGCGACCTGATCGTCGCCTGGAACCTGCTGCCGTCCGGTGCCCGGGACGTGTTCCGGGCCGCGGTCGACGTCGACGATGCCACCTGGCGGCGGGCCCGGGGCAGGGCGCTCTCGATCGCGCTCATCGCGCTTCCCTACTACCGGGACCGGGCCCCGGAGTACGCGGCCGAGGCCCGGCACACGATCGGCGCGGTCCTCGCCGACGCGGCCTCCGGGCCCACCACCGGCCCTACTCCCGGCCCTGACCCCGCCGTCGACGTTCGCCGCGAGCCGCCGGCGGGTTAG
- a CDS encoding low temperature requirement protein A, with protein MRPQQPNDRAVTWEELFFDLAFVFALTRLAHLLHDDHGWAGSGKVLILFVVVYWIWGGTGFYTDRQSVGMPSGRIVILTLGFAGLLLGITVPDAYGDRGLLFVSVALTARILLGIVTLRGVPLWRGFLLTPHGMIVVTAPLLLMGALTEGTTRIVLWAVAVLVDVSSPLLVRGTVATIRVQARHYAHRYGLFIIIVLGESVIQVGTVSVDHPLTPVRLLALAAGYALAAALWWTYFGYGVHEFRLALERAGNQARLRRSVLINGHLLFSFAIIAIADGLADVAVGPLETLSGGEMTRLVGGCALFLGTFAYTHWRIHREIAWRRLAVAAGCLVVLPLTAALPSLAALGVLLLLVGGLAALEETFRRRHPARAGDAGSEQMDPGPVTNG; from the coding sequence GTGCGGCCGCAGCAGCCGAACGACAGGGCGGTGACCTGGGAAGAACTCTTCTTCGACCTGGCGTTCGTCTTCGCGCTCACCCGGCTCGCCCACCTCCTGCACGACGACCACGGCTGGGCGGGCAGCGGCAAGGTCCTGATCCTCTTCGTCGTCGTCTACTGGATCTGGGGCGGCACCGGTTTCTACACGGACCGACAGAGCGTCGGCATGCCGTCCGGCCGGATCGTCATCCTGACGCTCGGCTTCGCCGGTCTGCTACTGGGGATCACCGTCCCCGATGCGTACGGCGACCGTGGGCTGTTGTTCGTATCCGTCGCCCTGACCGCTCGGATCCTGCTGGGCATCGTCACGCTGCGCGGCGTCCCCCTCTGGCGGGGCTTCCTCCTCACTCCGCACGGGATGATCGTGGTGACCGCCCCGCTGCTGCTGATGGGTGCCCTGACGGAGGGTACGACCCGGATAGTGCTCTGGGCGGTCGCCGTCCTCGTCGACGTGTCGAGTCCCCTGCTGGTACGTGGCACGGTGGCGACGATCCGGGTCCAGGCCCGACACTACGCGCACCGGTACGGCCTGTTCATCATCATCGTGCTCGGCGAGTCGGTGATCCAGGTCGGTACCGTCTCCGTCGACCACCCGCTGACGCCCGTCCGGCTACTGGCGCTGGCCGCCGGGTACGCCCTGGCCGCCGCGCTCTGGTGGACCTACTTCGGCTACGGCGTACACGAATTCCGTCTGGCGTTGGAGCGGGCCGGGAACCAGGCCCGGCTGCGGCGGTCGGTCCTGATCAACGGTCACCTGCTGTTCAGCTTCGCCATCATCGCGATCGCGGACGGCCTGGCCGACGTGGCGGTGGGGCCGTTGGAAACGCTCAGCGGCGGGGAGATGACCAGGCTCGTCGGCGGCTGCGCACTCTTCCTCGGCACCTTCGCCTACACGCACTGGCGGATCCACCGGGAGATAGCCTGGCGACGGCTCGCGGTCGCCGCCGGCTGCCTCGTCGTGCTGCCGCTGACCGCCGCGCTCCCGTCCCTGGCCGCGCTCGGGGTGCTGCTCCTGCTGGTGGGCGGGCTCGCCGCGCTGGAGGAGACGTTCCGGCGCCGCCACCCGGCCCGCGCCGGAGACGCCGGGTCCGAGCAGATGGACCCGGGTCCGGTCACCAACGGGTGA